The Oscillatoria salina IIICB1 nucleotide sequence ACAAAATCTTGATGTTCCTGGCTCGCTAAACCTTGCTGCAAAATTGCTAAAACCTGAGCTAAATTTCCCGTTAATAATGCCTCTTTATCTAGCCACAGTCCAGGGAAAACTTGAGAACAAATTATCTTATTGCTATTCGGTTCAAGTTGAACATATTCCCCTGATTGTAACCTAAACCAATCAAATTCGCCGTCATCAACTCGCCACACTAAATATTCTTGTACTTGATTGCGGCGATACACTTTAAGTTTTTGATGCAAATCGATTGAAACACTGCTAGCAGCAATTTCGACAATTAATTCTGGCGCACCTTCTACATAGCCATCCTCACTAATTGTAGATTGTCCTCCTACTTTAATTCTTAATAGTGCATCGGGTTGAGGTTCGTTATCAAGGTCGAGACGTACAGTAGCATTATCTCCTAATTCAATTTCTGGGGTTGCTGACCAATAATTTCCTAACCAAGTGATGATTTTAGCGTGAGGATTGCCATGATTGGTAATT carries:
- a CDS encoding Uma2 family endonuclease, which encodes MQATNRISPKLKIPPLENGDKLNRTEFERRYAAMPDLKKAELIEGIVYMASPLRITNHGNPHAKIITWLGNYWSATPEIELGDNATVRLDLDNEPQPDALLRIKVGGQSTISEDGYVEGAPELIVEIAASSVSIDLHQKLKVYRRNQVQEYLVWRVDDGEFDWFRLQSGEYVQLEPNSNKIICSQVFPGLWLDKEALLTGNLAQVLAILQQGLASQEHQDFVRKLTQKSN